GCCCAAGATAACGAAACCAGATATGCTACTCCTTGCTCACCCCTGTaagtctttctccttccccGACTCGTCACTTCATCTCGACAATTTCAACTCACAAACCTCAGCATCTGCAAAACCTTCAAGTTATAGCTCCTTTTCCCCAATTGGGTTGTCGAAAAGTctgaaactttgtaggaattttcccgtTTTGGGAAGTACCCGGATTACGTTTTGCTCTAGGAGTGAGGTGTATGATATTTTTCCAAGTACCCATTTGGAGAACAAGTCTGAAGGGGATGGGGTTGGAGAGAATGAAGAGCTTGAGCTGCTGGATAAGCCTTCCCATGTACCTATAAGTAATGGGTCTGCTTTGGAAGTGGATAAAGATTCCGAAAAACCGGATGAAGAATCGGAAATGATTGATAAAGACGAGGCATTGGCGCCTTTCTTGAAGTTTTTCGCGCCGAGAGATAGTGCGGATGGAGAGGGAGTGGAAGGAAAGGGAGGGGAGGTTGGAGTTTTCGAGGAAGAAAGTGAATTGGATGGTGATAATGAGGAGGCTGAGAAGGTTAATGTGGAATACTATGAACCGAAACCGGGTGATTTTGTGGTTGGAATTGTTGTTTCAGGCAATGAGAATAAACTTGATGTGAATGTCGGAGCAGACTTGTTGGGTACAATGCTGACTAAGGAAGTGCTGCCTTTGTATGACAAAGAGATGGATTACTTGTTATGTGATACGAATTATGATGCCGAAGAGTTTATGGTTAGAGGGAAGATGGGAATTGTGAAAAATGAAGCTGTGATGGGGGGACCTGTGCTGGGAGGGCCCGTTGTTGAAATCGGAACTGTTTTGTTTGCTGAGGTTCTTGGAAGAACGCTCAGCGGTAGGCCTTTGCTTTCAACAAGACGGCTCTTCAGGCGAATTGCTTGGCACCGAGTGAGGCAGGTCCTTTTCTcactttttttgttcttttttctgcTCATTGGAACGGCATTGGCAATTTATATGGTGAATATTT
This genomic interval from Malus domestica chromosome 05, GDT2T_hap1 contains the following:
- the LOC114824747 gene encoding protein PIGMENT DEFECTIVE 338, chloroplastic, with protein sequence MLLLAHPCKSFSFPDSSLHLDNFNSQTSASAKPSSYSSFSPIGLSKSLKLCRNFPVLGSTRITFCSRSEVYDIFPSTHLENKSEGDGVGENEELELLDKPSHVPISNGSALEVDKDSEKPDEESEMIDKDEALAPFLKFFAPRDSADGEGVEGKGGEVGVFEEESELDGDNEEAEKVNVEYYEPKPGDFVVGIVVSGNENKLDVNVGADLLGTMLTKEVLPLYDKEMDYLLCDTNYDAEEFMVRGKMGIVKNEAVMGGPVLGGPVVEIGTVLFAEVLGRTLSGRPLLSTRRLFRRIAWHRVRQIKQLNEPIEVRITEWNTGGLLTRIEGLRAFLPKTELMSKVNNFTELKENVGCRMHVQITRIDETKNDLVLSEKEAWELLYLKEGTLLEGTVKKIFPYGAQVRIGETNRSGLLHISNITRARITSVSDILKVNEKLKVLVVKSMFPDKISLSIADLESEPGLFLSNREKLFSEAQMMAKKYRQKLPAVLANRKSESPENDALPFDKLSMYANWKWFKFER